CGACTTCCTCTCCGTCTGTCTCGGCGCGACGTACCGCGGCTACCGGTGTGAGATCGGCCGTACTTTCGTGATCGGTACGTCTCCCGCCGACTGGCAGATCGAGCTGTACGACCTCGTCTTCGCCGCTCAGCGCGCCGGACGGGAGAGCCTCGCACCCGGCGCCGCCTACCGTGACGTGGACCGCGCGGCACGCCAGGTGCTGGACTCCGCCGGGTACGGCGAGCGCCTGCCGACCCTGACCGGACACGGCGTCGGACTCGAAATCGACGAGGACCCGCAGCTGGCCCCCGCGGCCATGGGTAAACTGGACGCTTGCGTGCCGGTCACCGTCGAACCGGGGGTCCACCTCCCGGGCCGGGGCGGTGTCCGGATCGATGACACGCTCGTCGTACGCCCCGAGGCGGACGGCGGACCCGAGCTACTCACCATCACGACCAAGGAACTGCTCGCGCTCTAGCAATGAGCCGGGCGCGCGTCCCGGGGTCGTCCACGTCAGTCCAGGAGATTCCGCAACCGTGGCTTCCACGAACGACCTCAAGAACGGCCTGGTGCTCAAGCTCGACGGAGGCCAGCTCTGGTCCGTCGTCGAGTTCCAGCACGTCAAGCCCGGCAAGGGCCCGGCCTTCGTGCGCACCAAGCTGAAGAACGTGCTCTCCGGCAAGGTCGTCGACAAGACGTTCAACGCCGGCGTCAAGGTCGAGACGGCCACGATCGACAAGCGCGACATGCAGTTCTCGTACATGGACGGCGAGTACTTCGTCTTCATGGACATGGAGACCTACGACCAGCTCATGGTCGACCGCAAGGCCGTCGGCGACGCCGCCAACTTCCTGATCGAGGGCTTCACCGCCACCGTCGCGCAGCACGAGGGCGAGGTGCTCTTCGTCGAGCTGCCGGCCGCCGTCGAGCTCGTCATCCAGGAGACCGAGCCGGGTGTGCAGGGCGACCGCTCCACCGGTGGCACCAAGCCCGCCACCCTGGAGACCGGCCACCAGATCCAGGTCCCGCTCTTCATCACCACCGGTGAGAAGATCAAGGTGGACACCCGCACCAGCGACTACCTCGGCCGGGTGAACAGCTAACCGTGGCTGCCCGCAACACGGCCCGCAAGCGCGCCTTCCAGATCCTCTTCGAGGGCGACCAGCGCGGGGCCGACGTCCTGACGGTCCTCGCGGACTGGATCCGGCTCTCCCGGACCGACACCCGGCAGCCGCCGGTGAGTGAGTACACCATGCAGCTGGTGGAGGGCTACGCGCAGCACGCGAAGCGCATCGACGAGCTGATCGCTCAGTACTCCGTCGGCTGGACGCTCGACCGCATGCCGGTCGTCGACCGCAACATCCTGCGGCTCGGTGCCTATGAGCTGATCTGGGTCGACGGGACCCCGGACGCGGTCGTGCTCGACGAGATGGTCGAGATCGCCAAGGAGTTCTCCACGGACGAGTCTCCGGCGTTCGTGAACGGCCTCCTCGGCCGTTTCAAGGACCTGAAGCCCACGCTGCGCCGCGACGAGGCGTAAGCAGAGGTACGACATCGCCAGGGGCCCACAGCGTGAGCTGTGGGCCCCTGGCGTGTCCGTGCCGGTATCCGGTGCCCGGGAGACCCCTGAGGAGCGCAGAAAGCCGCCGGGGTGGCCGGAACCATGAAGTTCCGGCCACCCCGGCGGCACGTTTCTGCTGAGGCGGGAAGCGGCTCAGCTCTCCTCGTGGGACACCGCGCGACGCGCGTCCGCGTCCAGCACGCCCCAGCTGATCAGCTGCTCGGTGAGGACCGAGGGCGACTGGTCGTAGATGACGGCGAGTGTGCGCAGGTCGTCCTGGCGGATCGAGAGCACCTTGCCGTTGTAGTCACCGCGCTGGGACTGGATCGTCGCGGCGTAGCGCTGAAGGGGGCCCGCCTTCTCGGCCGGCACGTGGGCCAGCCGCTCCAGGTCGAGGACCAGCTTCGGCGGCGGCTCGGCGGCGCCGCCCGGGGTGGTGCCCGGCAGCAGTTCCTGAACGGGCACACCGTAGAAATCCGCCAACTCGGCGAGGCGCTGCACGGTCACGGCACGGTCGCCGCGCTCGTACGATCCGACCACGACCGCCTTCCAGCGTCCCTGGGACTTCTCCTCGACACCGTGGAGGGAAAGGCCCTGCTGGGTGCGGATGGCCCGGAGCTTGGCCCCGAGCTGTTTGGCGTATTCGCTGGACATATAGCTCCCCGGCACTGTGTCTACGCGGCCGGCAGGGGCGCCGTACCGCGCGGCTGGTAACTCACTGTGAGGTTACGCAGCGTTACTCTTCTGCGTCAAGCCGAATGAGCCGCACCGACTCTTCCGTGGTGGCGGTGGCCGATTAGGCCATGGGGGTGATCGGGGGTGTCCTCCGGGCCTGATAACGTGGATGGCGCAATTCCGACGTCCTTTAAGGTCCGTCCCGTGAGGCGGAGAAGGGGGTCCGTTTCGTATGGACAAGCAGGACATTCAGCAGGACTTTCAGCAGGACACGACGTCCGATGCGCGGCCCGTTCTCGAAGGCCCCGACATCGCACGCGTGCTGACCCGCATCGCCCACGAGATCGTCGAACGTGCCAAGGGCGCCGACGACGTGGTGCTCCTCGGTATTCCGACCCGAGGCGTCTTCCTCGCCCAGCGGCTCGCCGCCAAGCTGGAGGAGATCACCGACCGCAAGATTCCGGTCGGTTCGCTCGACATCACCATGTACCGCGACGACCTGCGCATGCACCCGCCGCGTGCGCTGGCCCGCACCGAGATTCCCGGTGACGGCATCGACGGCCGCCTCGTCGTCCTCGTCGACGACGTGCTCTTCTCCGGCCGCACCATCCGTGCCGCCCTCGACGCCCTGAACGACATCGGGCGTCCGCGCGCGGTGCAGCTCGCGGTCCTCGTCGACCGCGGCCACCGCGAACTGCCCATCCGCGCCGACTACGTCGGCAAGAACCTCCCCACGTCGTTGCGGGAGACGGTCAAGGTCCAGCTCGCCGAGGAGGACGGTCGCGACACCGTGCTGCTCGGTGCCAAGCCGACCCGGTAGCAGTCGTCCGCGCGCGCCTTTCGGTGTGCCTTCGCCTGCCCGGAATCTCCCCACTGAACTTCCTTACGGAGCCTGACAGATGCAGCGTCATCTCATCTCGGCCGCCGACCTCACCCGTGACGACGCCGTCCTGATCCTCGACACCGCCGAGGAGATGGCCCGGGTCGCCGACCGGCCGATCAAGAAGCTGCCGACCCTGCGCGGCCGCACGATCGTCAACCTCTTCTTCGAGGACTCCACGCGCACGCGTATCTCGTTCGAGGCCGCTGAGAAGCGCCTCTCGGCCGATGTCATCAACTTCACCGCCAAGGGGTCGAGCGTCTCCAAGGGCGAGTCCCTGAAGGACACCGCCCAGACGCTGGAGGCCATGGGCGTCGACGCCGTGGTCATCCGGCACGGCGCCTCCGGAGCGCCGTACCGTCTCGCCACCTCCGGCTGGATCGACGCCGCCGTCATCAACGCCGGTGACGGCACCCACCAGCACCCCACGCAGGCGCTGTTGGACGCCTTCACGATGCGCCGCCGGCTCGTCGGACGGGACGCCGGGCTCGGCCAGGACCTGGCAGGCAAGCGCATCACGATCGTCGGCGACGTCCTGCACAGCCGGGTCGCCCGCTCCAACGTCGACCTGCTGCACACCCTCGGCGCCGAGGTCACCCTCGTCGCGCCGCCGACCCTGGTGCCGGTCGGCGTCGAGAGCTGGCCGTGCGAGGTGTCGTACGACCTGGACAGCACCCTCGCCAAGTCCGACGCGGTGATGATGCTGCGCGTGCAGCGCGAGCGCATGAACGCCGCGTTCTTCCCGACCGAGCGCGAGTACTCGCGGCGCTACGGCCTCGACGGCGACCGCATGGCGCGGATGCCCGAGCACGCCATCGTGATGCACCCCGGCCCGATGGTCCGGGGCATGGAGATCACCGCCGAGGTCGCCGACTCCGACCGCTGCACCGTCGTGGAGCAGGTCGCAAACGGAGTCTCCATCCGGATGGCCGTTCTGTACCTGCTGCTGGGTGGAAACGAGCCCGCCGTCAGCCACACCCGTATCGAGGAGAAGTAAGAGACATGAGCAAGATCCTGATCCGTGGTGCGAAGGTGCTCGGCGGCGAGCCGCAGGACGTCCTGATCAGCGGTTCCTTGATCGAGGCGGTCGGCCAGGGGCTCTCGGACGAAGGAGCCGAGGTCATCGAGGCCGACGGCAAGGTCCTCCTGCCGGGCCTCGTCGACCTGCACACCCATCTGCGCGAGCCCGGCCGCGAGGACTCCGAGACCGTGCTGACCGGCACGCGCGCGGCTGCCTCCGGTGGCTACACCGCCGTGTTCGCCATGGCCAACACCTTCCCGGTCGCCGACACCGCCGGTGTGGTCGAGCAGGTCTACCGGCTCGGCCAGGAGCACGGCTACTGCGACGTGCAGCCCATCGGCGCCGTCACGGTCGGCCTGGAGGGCAGGAAGCTCGCCGAGCTCGGTGCCATGCACGAGTCGGCCGCCGGTGTCACCGTCTTCTCCGACGACGGCAAGTGCGTCGACGACGCGGTGATCATGCGGCGCGCCCTGGAGTACGTGAAGGCCTTCGGCGGGGTCGTCGCCCAGCACGCGCAGGAGCCGCGGCTGACCGAGGGCGCCCAGATGAACGAGGGGATCGTCTCCGCCGAGCTGGGGCTCGGGGGCTGGCCCGCGGTGGCCGAGGAATCGATCATCGCCCGGGATGTCCTGCTCGCCGAGCACGTCGGCTCCCGCGTGCACATCTGCCACCTCTCGACCGCCGGGTCCGTGGAGATCGTCCGCTGGGCCAAGTCCCGCGGCATCGACGTCACCGCCGAGGTCACCCCGCACCACCTGCTCCTGACGGACGAGCTCGTACGGACCTACAACCCGGTCTACAAGGTCAACCCGCCGCTGCGCACCGAGCGCGACGTGCTGGCCCTGCGCGAGGCGCTCGCCGACGGCACGATCGACATCGTCGCCACCGACCACGCCCCGCACCCGCACGAGGACAAGGACTGCGAGTGGGCCGCGGCCGCCATGGGGATGGTGGGCCTGGAGACCGCGTTGTCAGTGGTGCAGGAGACCATGGTGGACACCGGGCTCCTCACCTGGGCCGGGGTCGCCGAGCGCATGTCCGTCAAGCCCGCCGAGATCGGGCAGGCGAAGGGCCACGGGCGCCCCGTCTCGGCTGGTGAGCCCGCCAACCTCACGCTCGTCGACACGGCATACCGTGGGTCCGTGGACCCCGCGGGCTTCGCCTCGCGCAGCCGGAACACCCCGTACGAGGGGCGTGAGCTGCCGGGCCGTGTGACGCACACGTGGCTCCGGGGCAAGGCCACGCTCGTCGACGGGAAGCTCACGTGACACCTGTAATCCTGCTCGCCAACGGTCTCGCCACCGATCTCGCCGCCGAGAAGGAATCGGCCGAGGTCACCGACTGGGCCGCGCGCATCGGCTGGCTCGTCGGGCTGGCGCTGTTCGTCGCGCTCATCTACTGGCTGATGCGTGAGGGCTGGAAGTGGCGCGGCACGCTCCAGAGCGACCTGCCCGAGCTGCCCGACGCGCCGGACGACCCCGGTGCGGCGAAACTGACGATGAGCGGCCGCTACCACGGCTCCACCACCGCCGGGCAGTGGCTCGACCGCATCGTGGCGCACGGCCTGGGCACCCGCAGCCGGGTCGAGCTCACGCTGACGGACGCGGGACTGGACGTCGTACGTCCCGGTGCGACCGACTTCTTCATCCCGGTCGGCGCGCTGCGGGAGGCCGTGCTCGGCAAGGGCATCGCCGGCAAGGTGCTCACCGAGGGCGGCCTGCTCATCGTGACCTGGGAACACGGGGACAAGCTGATCGACTCCGGCTTCCGCTCCGACCACGCGGCCGAGCACAACGAGTGGGTCGACGTCATTAACTCCATGATCAACAAGAAGACGGAAACGGAAGGCGCACGATGACGACCTCCACAAGGGGAACTTCGAAGGTTCCCGCGGTACTCGTCCTGGAGGACGGCCGGATCTTCCGCGGCCGTGCCTACGGGGCCGTGGGGGTGACCTTCGGCGAGGCGGTGTTCTCCACCGGCATGACCGGCTACCAGGAGACCCTCACCGACCCGTCGTACCACCGCCAGGTCGTCGTGATGACCGCCCCGCACGTCGGCAACACCGGCGTCAACGACGAGGACCCGGAGAGCAAGCGGATCTGGGTCGCCGGATACGTCGTGCGCGACCCCGCGCGCGTGCCGTCCAACTGGCGCTCGCGCCGCTCCCTCGACGACGAGCTGGCCCAGCAGGGTGTCGTCGGCATCTCCGGCATCGACACGCGCGCGTTGACGCGCCATCTGCGCGAGCGCGGCGCCATGCGCGTCGGCATCTTCTCCGGCAACGCGCTGCCCGACGAGGGCACCATGCTCACCGAGGTGCGCCAGGCCCCCGAGATGAAGGGCGCCGACCTCTCCGCGGAGGTCGCCACCAAGGAGGCGTACGTCGTCCCCGCCATCGGCGAGAAGAAGTTCACCGTCGCCGCCGTCGACCTCGGCATCAAGGGCATGACCCCGCACCGGATGGCCGAGCGCGGCAT
This DNA window, taken from Streptomyces sp. NBC_00663, encodes the following:
- the bldD gene encoding transcriptional regulator BldD; this encodes MSSEYAKQLGAKLRAIRTQQGLSLHGVEEKSQGRWKAVVVGSYERGDRAVTVQRLAELADFYGVPVQELLPGTTPGGAAEPPPKLVLDLERLAHVPAEKAGPLQRYAATIQSQRGDYNGKVLSIRQDDLRTLAVIYDQSPSVLTEQLISWGVLDADARRAVSHEES
- the efp gene encoding elongation factor P, with translation MASTNDLKNGLVLKLDGGQLWSVVEFQHVKPGKGPAFVRTKLKNVLSGKVVDKTFNAGVKVETATIDKRDMQFSYMDGEYFVFMDMETYDQLMVDRKAVGDAANFLIEGFTATVAQHEGEVLFVELPAAVELVIQETEPGVQGDRSTGGTKPATLETGHQIQVPLFITTGEKIKVDTRTSDYLGRVNS
- the pyrR gene encoding bifunctional pyr operon transcriptional regulator/uracil phosphoribosyltransferase PyrR — its product is MDKQDIQQDFQQDTTSDARPVLEGPDIARVLTRIAHEIVERAKGADDVVLLGIPTRGVFLAQRLAAKLEEITDRKIPVGSLDITMYRDDLRMHPPRALARTEIPGDGIDGRLVVLVDDVLFSGRTIRAALDALNDIGRPRAVQLAVLVDRGHRELPIRADYVGKNLPTSLRETVKVQLAEEDGRDTVLLGAKPTR
- a CDS encoding PH-like domain-containing protein, yielding MTPVILLANGLATDLAAEKESAEVTDWAARIGWLVGLALFVALIYWLMREGWKWRGTLQSDLPELPDAPDDPGAAKLTMSGRYHGSTTAGQWLDRIVAHGLGTRSRVELTLTDAGLDVVRPGATDFFIPVGALREAVLGKGIAGKVLTEGGLLIVTWEHGDKLIDSGFRSDHAAEHNEWVDVINSMINKKTETEGAR
- the nusB gene encoding transcription antitermination factor NusB, whose protein sequence is MAARNTARKRAFQILFEGDQRGADVLTVLADWIRLSRTDTRQPPVSEYTMQLVEGYAQHAKRIDELIAQYSVGWTLDRMPVVDRNILRLGAYELIWVDGTPDAVVLDEMVEIAKEFSTDESPAFVNGLLGRFKDLKPTLRRDEA
- a CDS encoding dihydroorotase; protein product: MSKILIRGAKVLGGEPQDVLISGSLIEAVGQGLSDEGAEVIEADGKVLLPGLVDLHTHLREPGREDSETVLTGTRAAASGGYTAVFAMANTFPVADTAGVVEQVYRLGQEHGYCDVQPIGAVTVGLEGRKLAELGAMHESAAGVTVFSDDGKCVDDAVIMRRALEYVKAFGGVVAQHAQEPRLTEGAQMNEGIVSAELGLGGWPAVAEESIIARDVLLAEHVGSRVHICHLSTAGSVEIVRWAKSRGIDVTAEVTPHHLLLTDELVRTYNPVYKVNPPLRTERDVLALREALADGTIDIVATDHAPHPHEDKDCEWAAAAMGMVGLETALSVVQETMVDTGLLTWAGVAERMSVKPAEIGQAKGHGRPVSAGEPANLTLVDTAYRGSVDPAGFASRSRNTPYEGRELPGRVTHTWLRGKATLVDGKLT
- a CDS encoding aspartate carbamoyltransferase catalytic subunit; its protein translation is MQRHLISAADLTRDDAVLILDTAEEMARVADRPIKKLPTLRGRTIVNLFFEDSTRTRISFEAAEKRLSADVINFTAKGSSVSKGESLKDTAQTLEAMGVDAVVIRHGASGAPYRLATSGWIDAAVINAGDGTHQHPTQALLDAFTMRRRLVGRDAGLGQDLAGKRITIVGDVLHSRVARSNVDLLHTLGAEVTLVAPPTLVPVGVESWPCEVSYDLDSTLAKSDAVMMLRVQRERMNAAFFPTEREYSRRYGLDGDRMARMPEHAIVMHPGPMVRGMEITAEVADSDRCTVVEQVANGVSIRMAVLYLLLGGNEPAVSHTRIEEK
- the carA gene encoding glutamine-hydrolyzing carbamoyl-phosphate synthase small subunit, yielding MTTSTRGTSKVPAVLVLEDGRIFRGRAYGAVGVTFGEAVFSTGMTGYQETLTDPSYHRQVVVMTAPHVGNTGVNDEDPESKRIWVAGYVVRDPARVPSNWRSRRSLDDELAQQGVVGISGIDTRALTRHLRERGAMRVGIFSGNALPDEGTMLTEVRQAPEMKGADLSAEVATKEAYVVPAIGEKKFTVAAVDLGIKGMTPHRMAERGIEVHVLPATATVEDVYAVNPDGVFFSNGPGDPATADHPVSVMQGVLERRTPLFGICFGNQILGRALGFGTYKLKYGHRGINQPVQDRTTGKVEVTAHNHGFAVDAPLDKVSDTPYGRAEVSHVCLNDDVVEGLQLLDQPAFSVQYHPEAAAGPHDAAYLFDRFVSLMEGQRA